One segment of Bacteroides caecimuris DNA contains the following:
- a CDS encoding DUF1080 domain-containing protein — protein MRNQFYPLIYSLIAGVLVSCNGNKKVAVSQDDTSSNFITLSCSKSLKASEIDSIQFPIDKDGYITLFDGETFKGWRGYGKEQVPSKWTIEDGSIKFNGSGIGEAQNSDGGDLIFAHKFKNFELELEWKISKGGNSGIFYLGQEVTSKDKDGNDRLEMLFMSAPEYQILDNAVHPDAQLGKSNNRQSASLYDLIPAIPQNAKPAGEWNKAKIMVYKGTVVHSQNDENVLEYHLWTREWTDLLQSSKFSEQERPLAFQLLNNCGGDNREGFIGFQDHGDDVWYRNIRIKILD, from the coding sequence ATGAGAAATCAATTTTATCCACTAATTTATAGTCTTATAGCCGGAGTTTTGGTATCTTGCAACGGCAATAAGAAAGTTGCAGTATCACAAGATGACACCTCATCTAACTTCATAACTTTATCGTGTTCCAAATCATTAAAAGCTTCTGAGATTGACAGTATACAATTTCCCATTGACAAAGATGGCTATATCACCCTTTTTGACGGAGAAACGTTCAAAGGTTGGCGTGGATATGGTAAAGAACAAGTTCCATCTAAATGGACCATCGAAGACGGTAGTATTAAATTCAATGGGAGTGGTATTGGAGAAGCTCAAAATAGTGACGGTGGTGACCTAATCTTCGCACATAAATTTAAAAACTTTGAACTGGAATTAGAATGGAAAATATCCAAAGGCGGTAATTCCGGAATTTTCTACTTAGGACAAGAAGTCACATCTAAAGACAAAGATGGAAACGATCGATTAGAAATGCTTTTTATGTCTGCACCTGAATACCAGATATTAGATAATGCAGTTCACCCAGATGCTCAATTAGGCAAAAGCAATAATCGGCAATCAGCTTCTTTATATGACTTGATCCCTGCTATTCCACAAAATGCCAAACCTGCCGGAGAATGGAATAAAGCAAAAATTATGGTATACAAAGGTACGGTTGTTCATAGCCAAAACGATGAGAACGTTCTTGAATATCATCTATGGACACGAGAATGGACAGATTTACTGCAATCCAGTAAGTTTAGCGAGCAAGAACGTCCTTTAGCATTTCAATTATTAAATAACTGTGGTGGTGACAACAGAGAAGGATTCATTGGCTTTCAAGATCATGGTGATGACGTATGGTATCGTAACATCCGCATAAAAATCCTTGATTAA
- a CDS encoding Gfo/Idh/MocA family protein produces the protein MSDFSRRKFLKTGAAALAGITIAPNSILGMSHGHISPSDKLNILGIGIGGRGASAIRSMSSQNIIGLCDVDWKYSGHVFDEYPKAKRYYDYRKMFDELGKSADAVMIATPDHTHALIAAEAITMGKHIYCEKPLTHTVYESRLLTKLADKYNIATQMGNQGASGAGVRKICEWIWNGEIGEITKVEAFTDRPIWPQGLSRPDKAERVPKTLNWDLFLGPAQYRDYNPIYTPWNWRGWWDFGTGALGDMACHVLHPVFKGLKLGYPTKVQGSSTLLMTDCAPNAQMVKFTFPARDNMPKVAMPEVEVYWYDGGMKPMRPKGFPQNKNLNVDGGGVIFHGTKDTLICGCYGRKPWLLSGRDPKCPPVLREVKETHEMDFVRACKENASSRIQTTSPFKEAGPFNEMVVMGVLAIRLQSLNQELLWDGLNMKFTNIAPNATIQTVIKDGFTIKDGHPTFNKQWTDPINAQAFAQELIKHTYRDGWKLPDMPNN, from the coding sequence ATGTCAGATTTTTCAAGAAGAAAATTCCTAAAAACTGGAGCTGCCGCATTAGCCGGTATCACAATAGCTCCTAATTCAATTCTAGGTATGAGCCATGGCCATATCTCACCCAGTGATAAGTTAAACATCCTTGGCATTGGAATTGGTGGACGTGGTGCTAGTGCAATCCGCAGCATGTCCAGCCAAAATATTATTGGGCTTTGTGATGTAGACTGGAAATATAGCGGACATGTATTTGATGAATACCCTAAAGCAAAACGTTATTATGATTATCGCAAAATGTTTGATGAATTGGGCAAATCAGCGGACGCTGTAATGATAGCAACCCCTGACCATACCCATGCTCTTATTGCGGCAGAAGCCATCACAATGGGAAAACATATATATTGTGAGAAGCCATTAACACACACCGTATATGAATCACGCCTATTAACCAAACTCGCAGATAAATATAATATTGCTACCCAAATGGGAAACCAAGGCGCTTCAGGAGCTGGTGTCCGCAAGATCTGCGAATGGATATGGAACGGAGAAATTGGTGAAATCACTAAAGTAGAAGCATTTACTGATCGTCCTATCTGGCCCCAAGGACTTAGTCGACCAGACAAGGCAGAAAGAGTACCCAAGACATTAAATTGGGATTTGTTCCTCGGTCCTGCTCAGTACCGTGATTATAATCCTATTTATACTCCTTGGAACTGGCGAGGTTGGTGGGATTTTGGTACAGGTGCATTAGGTGATATGGCATGTCATGTTCTTCATCCGGTATTTAAAGGATTAAAATTAGGATATCCTACTAAAGTACAAGGTAGTTCGACATTGCTTATGACAGATTGTGCTCCCAATGCTCAAATGGTTAAATTCACATTCCCAGCTCGCGATAATATGCCGAAAGTTGCAATGCCAGAAGTGGAAGTTTATTGGTATGATGGCGGCATGAAACCAATGCGTCCAAAAGGTTTCCCTCAAAACAAAAATTTGAATGTAGATGGTGGAGGTGTCATTTTCCACGGAACAAAAGACACATTGATCTGCGGATGCTACGGAAGAAAACCTTGGTTACTCTCCGGTAGAGATCCTAAATGTCCACCAGTATTACGTGAAGTTAAAGAAACTCATGAAATGGACTTTGTACGTGCCTGCAAGGAAAATGCCTCAAGCCGTATTCAGACTACTTCTCCCTTCAAAGAAGCAGGACCTTTCAATGAGATGGTAGTAATGGGAGTACTTGCTATCAGACTTCAATCACTAAATCAAGAATTGTTATGGGATGGTCTCAACATGAAATTCACAAACATAGCCCCTAATGCTACCATCCAAACAGTCATCAAAGATGGCTTTACGATTAAAGATGGGCATCCAACCTTCAATAAACAATGGACAGACCCAATAAATGCTCAAGCATTTGCTCAGGAATTAATCAAGCATACTTACCGAGATGGATGGAAGTTACCGGATATGCCCAATAATTAA
- a CDS encoding DUF5018 domain-containing protein: MKMKYLFHGLLASILLITACQEPDDLVRSDSENINILSVKGSLISDADKQYDAIVDEANGTITVQVPYYISDTEKIQGDLTQMKVTANMPTGARFEPEISGIHDLVAGFQSTLIKEDGIKIPYTFKAIYAKSKSALITKIVLPDIPNPLITIKSPENEGENGIIVIYKTSSSIDAAIRSAQLFSSPWATIESTAMDSEGNIDLSQMADIYVIAQDGVTKQKYTVEIQTPSFVAPGRIGYKSLLFGFQTTPADPRGFVPTNNRSLAIVNNYLIVSSTTLDFVVLNRYSGEHLKDIQVNTTGLPTGLIHAITQDDANHMVAITFCAANNPWSKNQLFEIYVWKNGITNPPTKIMSEDILTSDVFAQFRSTNASVATTGTWDMGRTVSIKGDITNGTAILMSLANNVMNRVLRVKTEDGKVISVHGSAKGLYSWYLQSKPIPMTTEDECDYIMSSNNARKNVIYTPKEGSQIIFDPKGNWWGGSLIGTAYTEFNGVKLVAVQNSNTISKPQYCRLCIGNITSMTTTAMADAQIMDSRLDNYDPAFGPTGPNGNNSSLTGMTSFYNAIGENPNSTGDIAIGHSADGNSIQVYMLTTDHGIIAYELTKYNL, encoded by the coding sequence ATGAAAATGAAATATTTATTTCACGGTTTATTAGCTTCAATCCTTCTCATTACTGCATGTCAAGAGCCAGATGATTTGGTAAGAAGCGATAGTGAAAACATTAATATTCTTTCTGTCAAAGGATCTCTAATATCCGATGCAGACAAGCAATATGATGCTATTGTCGATGAAGCAAATGGTACTATCACAGTACAGGTCCCTTATTATATCTCGGATACTGAAAAAATTCAAGGAGACTTGACTCAAATGAAAGTTACTGCAAACATGCCCACAGGTGCAAGATTCGAGCCTGAAATCTCTGGCATTCATGATTTGGTTGCAGGCTTCCAATCTACATTAATCAAAGAAGATGGAATAAAAATCCCTTACACTTTCAAAGCGATTTATGCAAAATCAAAATCAGCGCTCATTACTAAAATAGTGTTACCGGATATACCAAATCCATTGATCACAATCAAATCGCCTGAAAACGAAGGTGAAAATGGGATTATCGTTATTTATAAAACATCTTCCTCCATTGATGCTGCTATACGTTCGGCACAACTATTTTCCTCACCATGGGCTACTATTGAATCAACAGCTATGGACTCAGAAGGTAATATTGATTTAAGCCAAATGGCAGACATCTATGTTATCGCACAAGATGGAGTTACCAAGCAGAAGTATACTGTCGAAATCCAAACTCCTTCTTTCGTTGCTCCAGGAAGAATCGGCTATAAATCCTTATTATTCGGATTCCAAACAACCCCTGCTGATCCTAGAGGTTTCGTTCCTACAAATAACCGTAGTCTAGCCATAGTTAACAATTATTTGATAGTAAGTAGTACAACCTTAGACTTTGTAGTCCTAAACCGTTATAGCGGTGAACATCTGAAAGATATACAAGTTAATACGACAGGATTGCCTACCGGACTTATCCATGCAATCACACAAGACGATGCCAACCACATGGTAGCCATAACTTTCTGTGCAGCTAATAACCCATGGAGCAAAAATCAGTTATTCGAGATTTATGTTTGGAAAAACGGCATTACCAATCCACCAACAAAAATTATGTCCGAAGATATTCTCACTAGTGATGTTTTTGCTCAGTTCCGTAGTACCAATGCTAGTGTTGCAACTACAGGAACGTGGGATATGGGACGTACCGTATCTATAAAAGGAGACATTACAAACGGAACTGCCATATTAATGTCATTAGCAAATAATGTAATGAACCGGGTTCTTCGGGTAAAAACAGAAGATGGAAAAGTTATCTCCGTACATGGCTCAGCCAAAGGTCTCTATAGCTGGTACCTGCAAAGTAAACCTATTCCTATGACAACAGAAGACGAATGTGATTATATTATGAGCTCCAACAATGCCCGAAAGAATGTGATCTATACTCCCAAAGAAGGAAGTCAGATAATATTTGATCCTAAAGGTAATTGGTGGGGTGGTAGTCTGATTGGTACAGCATATACCGAATTTAATGGTGTAAAACTAGTGGCTGTCCAAAATTCCAACACAATTTCCAAACCTCAATATTGTCGCCTTTGCATAGGAAATATAACTTCTATGACTACGACGGCAATGGCAGACGCACAAATAATGGATTCACGCTTGGACAATTATGACCCAGCATTCGGACCAACTGGACCCAATGGGAATAACAGTTCTCTAACCGGAATGACTTCATTCTATAATGCAATCGGTGAAAATCCAAACTCAACAGGCGACATAGCTATCGGTCATAGTGCTGACGGTAACTCTATACAAGTTTACATGTTAACTACTGACCATGGTATTATAGCATATGAATTAACGAAGTATAATCTATAA
- a CDS encoding IS982 family transposase, translating into MKKLHNSQIISKLVVTKLLSTITLLMRNFIANFVRILKICKDFAGNRVNELGNVPRCGVIPKFSDLEVIALGITAEAFGFDSENLLFHRLHNECKEDFPNLISRRQFNARRKFTARLAEEIRKDVAGAIDGSEDVFCIDSKPVKVCQNARAKRCTMGQDNPDAAPDWGYCASQGLHYYGYKLHAVCGIRGVIHSFDMTAASVHDLHYLKDVRWEYHDCMMLGDKGYLSAEIQKNLFEAANITLEVPYRLNQKNWRPPTWAYKRFRKRIETIFSQLNDNLMMIRNYAKQSCGLFTRMAGKIAAMTFMQYVNFVNHRPIGQIKYSLI; encoded by the coding sequence ATGAAAAAGTTGCACAATTCACAGATTATTAGTAAATTAGTGGTGACCAAACTACTAAGTACTATTACACTGCTTATGCGCAACTTCATAGCAAATTTCGTCAGAATCCTCAAAATATGCAAGGATTTCGCTGGAAATCGTGTTAATGAACTCGGAAACGTCCCAAGATGTGGTGTTATCCCCAAGTTCTCGGACCTCGAAGTAATTGCTCTCGGCATAACCGCCGAAGCCTTCGGATTCGACAGCGAGAATCTTCTTTTTCATCGATTGCATAATGAGTGTAAGGAGGATTTTCCAAACCTGATCAGTCGGAGACAGTTCAATGCCCGACGTAAGTTTACGGCACGACTTGCAGAAGAAATCCGCAAGGATGTAGCCGGAGCCATTGATGGATCCGAAGATGTGTTCTGCATTGATTCCAAACCTGTAAAGGTATGCCAGAACGCACGGGCGAAACGATGCACCATGGGACAAGACAATCCCGATGCGGCTCCTGACTGGGGATACTGCGCTTCGCAAGGCTTGCATTACTATGGATATAAGCTCCATGCAGTCTGCGGAATACGTGGTGTTATCCATTCTTTTGACATGACTGCCGCAAGCGTCCATGACCTTCATTATCTCAAGGACGTACGCTGGGAATATCATGATTGCATGATGCTTGGAGACAAAGGCTATCTCAGTGCTGAGATTCAGAAGAATCTCTTTGAGGCAGCAAATATCACTCTTGAAGTTCCATATCGGCTTAATCAGAAAAACTGGCGTCCGCCCACATGGGCATACAAGAGGTTCCGTAAACGTATCGAAACGATATTCTCTCAGCTCAACGACAATCTTATGATGATACGAAACTACGCAAAGCAATCCTGCGGTCTTTTCACCCGAATGGCAGGCAAAATCGCTGCAATGACGTTCATGCAATATGTCAATTTCGTTAATCATCGTCCGATTGGGCAGATAAAATATTCTCTAATTTAA
- a CDS encoding Gfo/Idh/MocA family protein: MKIKVGLIGFGRMGQFYLKEMQKSGQWDIVYICDVNTDALELAKLLSPESKTITDERIVFADKNVQVVGLFALADSRKRQIEQAIQSGKHIISEKPVSDTIDKEWEVVNLTEKYDRFSTVNLYLRNSWYHQTIKQFIEQGKIGELAILRICHMTPGLVPGEGHEYEGPAFHDCGMHYVDIARWYANSEYKTWHAQGVNMWNYKEPWWIQCHGTFQNGIVFDITQGFVYGQLSKNQTHNSYVDIIGTKGIVRMTHDFQTAVVDLHGVHETLHLERPFGGKNIDVLCKLFADSIKTGKRNPRLPFIRDSAIASENAWLFLKDAHQHVLPAIGELQTLEEIRERRKHLKNGYGLLQSHRYNLIK; the protein is encoded by the coding sequence ATGAAAATAAAAGTTGGTCTGATAGGTTTTGGGCGCATGGGACAGTTTTATCTAAAAGAAATGCAAAAAAGCGGTCAATGGGACATTGTATACATCTGTGATGTAAATACAGATGCTCTAGAACTTGCCAAATTATTATCACCCGAATCCAAAACCATCACAGATGAACGTATTGTCTTCGCAGATAAGAATGTACAGGTAGTAGGTCTCTTTGCACTCGCTGACTCTCGAAAAAGACAAATCGAGCAAGCTATTCAAAGTGGAAAACATATCATATCAGAGAAACCAGTGTCTGATACCATTGATAAAGAATGGGAAGTAGTAAATCTCACAGAAAAGTATGATCGCTTCTCCACTGTCAATTTATATCTACGCAATTCTTGGTATCACCAGACTATCAAACAGTTTATTGAACAAGGTAAAATCGGAGAATTAGCAATTCTTCGTATTTGCCATATGACTCCCGGACTTGTTCCTGGTGAAGGCCACGAATATGAAGGTCCGGCATTCCACGATTGCGGAATGCATTATGTAGATATTGCCCGATGGTATGCTAACAGTGAATACAAAACCTGGCATGCACAAGGAGTCAACATGTGGAACTATAAAGAACCTTGGTGGATACAATGTCATGGGACCTTTCAGAACGGAATAGTATTTGATATTACACAGGGGTTTGTATATGGCCAATTATCAAAAAACCAGACACACAATTCCTATGTTGATATTATTGGTACAAAGGGAATTGTACGCATGACGCATGATTTCCAAACTGCTGTAGTTGATCTTCACGGAGTTCACGAAACACTACACTTAGAAAGACCATTTGGCGGTAAGAACATAGATGTATTATGCAAATTATTTGCTGATTCCATCAAAACAGGAAAACGTAATCCCCGACTACCATTCATACGAGATTCCGCTATTGCCTCAGAGAATGCATGGCTCTTTCTGAAAGATGCCCACCAGCATGTTCTTCCGGCAATTGGTGAGCTACAAACTCTTGAAGAAATCCGTGAACGAAGGAAACACCTGAAAAATGGATACGGACTACTACAGAGCCATAGGTATAATCTTATTAAATAA
- a CDS encoding RagB/SusD family nutrient uptake outer membrane protein, with translation MKNIKKYILGMATALCLCQSCDVLDIDPTGNYSETTAFNSIKNLDLYVKGFYSIFYVNSQLYVDANCLMDDGASDLIKYSWYGVDGGKMNRFFYQSNFVTPQGNFRSNWNDMYTRIRQLNEYFYDLKKYGNGLNPEEVAARTAEVRFMRAFAYQELVIRHGGVILRTSEEYIDGPEERAKARSSETECWDFILEEYKKAANDLPESWANSDAGRLTKGAAYGMQARAALYAKRWDKAIEACEEVLKLDYTLLPGTSYESYYKIFTSVNNKELILPVYYEKGQNKKQHNFDTYFCPPFDSKPWTGGANNGAAATPSDEYASSFDIKVNGVYQAFDWDKLNVYGNKPFDNREPRFYASILYNGASWKGRTLQLYVDGDDGYMDFSTAGQDNVHRSTTGYIFRKFMSNDPEYNFTNVLSGQYWIEMRLAEIYLIRSEAYARQNEFEKAYADLKTIRDRVGLPQLEQKNNWSDYLTDLAKERICELGLEGHRYFDLIRWGIAVQTLNQKRLHGIKIEKKGNDFVYEKVECDTQDRLFPERYTIFPIPFSELQTNILCEQNDLWK, from the coding sequence ATGAAAAATATAAAAAAATACATATTAGGTATGGCTACAGCTTTATGTTTATGCCAGTCATGCGACGTATTGGATATTGATCCTACTGGAAATTACAGTGAAACTACCGCTTTTAATTCTATCAAAAATCTAGACTTATATGTAAAAGGTTTTTATAGCATATTCTACGTAAACTCACAATTATACGTAGATGCGAACTGTTTGATGGATGACGGAGCTAGTGATTTGATCAAATATTCATGGTATGGAGTAGATGGAGGTAAAATGAATCGTTTCTTCTATCAAAGCAACTTCGTAACTCCTCAAGGCAATTTCCGTTCTAACTGGAATGATATGTATACTCGTATCCGCCAGTTGAATGAATATTTTTATGACTTAAAAAAATATGGGAACGGATTAAATCCGGAAGAAGTAGCTGCACGTACTGCAGAGGTCCGTTTCATGCGTGCTTTTGCTTATCAAGAATTGGTTATTCGACATGGAGGCGTAATTCTACGCACATCTGAGGAGTATATAGACGGCCCAGAAGAAAGAGCAAAAGCTCGTTCATCGGAAACCGAATGCTGGGATTTCATATTGGAAGAATACAAAAAAGCCGCTAATGATTTACCTGAATCATGGGCAAATAGTGACGCCGGACGTTTAACTAAAGGAGCAGCTTATGGCATGCAAGCACGTGCAGCCTTGTATGCGAAACGCTGGGATAAAGCAATTGAAGCGTGTGAAGAAGTATTAAAACTAGACTATACATTACTTCCCGGCACGAGTTATGAAAGCTATTATAAGATCTTCACATCAGTCAATAACAAAGAACTAATATTGCCCGTATATTACGAAAAAGGACAAAATAAGAAACAACATAATTTTGATACATATTTTTGTCCGCCATTTGACTCTAAGCCATGGACGGGTGGAGCTAATAACGGAGCTGCAGCTACTCCTTCAGATGAATATGCATCATCTTTTGACATTAAAGTTAATGGTGTGTATCAAGCTTTTGACTGGGATAAGCTTAACGTTTATGGAAACAAACCTTTTGATAATCGCGAGCCTCGCTTTTACGCTTCTATTTTATATAACGGGGCTTCATGGAAAGGACGCACTCTACAGCTATATGTTGACGGTGATGACGGATATATGGACTTCTCCACAGCTGGACAAGACAATGTTCATAGATCAACTACGGGCTATATCTTTCGCAAATTCATGAGTAATGACCCTGAATACAACTTTACTAATGTCTTAAGCGGCCAATATTGGATAGAAATGCGATTGGCAGAAATATATCTGATCCGTTCAGAAGCATATGCCCGCCAAAATGAATTTGAAAAAGCATATGCTGATTTAAAAACAATCCGTGACCGCGTAGGATTACCCCAATTAGAACAAAAAAATAATTGGAGTGACTACCTAACTGATTTAGCCAAAGAACGTATTTGTGAATTAGGTCTGGAAGGTCATCGTTATTTTGACTTGATCCGTTGGGGGATTGCCGTACAAACGCTTAACCAAAAACGTCTGCATGGTATCAAGATAGAGAAAAAAGGTAATGATTTCGTTTATGAAAAAGTAGAATGTGACACACAAGATCGTTTGTTCCCGGAAAGATATACTATCTTCCCTATTCCTTTTAGCGAGTTGCAAACTAACATTCTTTGCGAACAAAATGATTTGTGGAAATAA